From Haloglomus litoreum, the proteins below share one genomic window:
- a CDS encoding 3-keto-5-aminohexanoate cleavage protein has product MAIEQESVKGNDPDKAIISASLTGALTTRDQCEAIPYTPEEIAEDAAAARENGAAVAHIHARTGNGSPTFDTEVYQRIYDEVRERTDILINFSTGAMHEPVESRTEYIREVKPDIAALNMGSMNYAKYSDSRDDFVFDMVFENPFNEIREFLTTMRENGVKPELECFDTGHIGNIRPFVKNGELEAPINFSLVMGVLGGIPPTVENLAHQVRQLPDDATWQVIGISREQWQLVSAALAMGGNIRVGLEDNFYLPNGEMSTNPELVAKAAEMTRNVGREPATPAEAADLMEIEPPHL; this is encoded by the coding sequence ATGGCAATCGAGCAGGAATCCGTCAAAGGCAACGACCCGGACAAGGCTATCATCAGCGCGTCGCTCACGGGCGCGCTCACCACGCGCGACCAGTGCGAGGCGATCCCCTACACGCCCGAGGAGATCGCCGAGGACGCCGCCGCGGCCCGCGAGAACGGCGCCGCAGTCGCGCACATCCACGCCCGGACCGGGAACGGCAGTCCGACGTTCGACACCGAGGTCTACCAGCGGATCTACGACGAGGTCCGCGAGCGCACGGACATCCTCATCAACTTCTCGACGGGCGCGATGCACGAGCCGGTCGAGTCCCGGACCGAGTACATCCGCGAGGTCAAGCCGGACATCGCGGCGCTGAACATGGGCTCCATGAACTACGCGAAGTACAGCGACTCGCGCGACGACTTCGTCTTCGACATGGTGTTCGAGAACCCGTTCAACGAGATCCGGGAGTTCCTCACCACCATGCGCGAGAACGGCGTCAAGCCGGAGCTGGAGTGCTTCGACACGGGCCACATCGGGAACATCCGCCCGTTCGTCAAGAACGGCGAGCTGGAGGCGCCGATCAACTTCTCGCTCGTGATGGGCGTCCTCGGGGGCATCCCGCCGACCGTCGAGAACCTGGCCCACCAGGTCCGACAGCTGCCGGACGACGCGACCTGGCAGGTCATCGGCATCTCCCGCGAGCAGTGGCAGCTCGTCTCGGCGGCGCTCGCGATGGGCGGCAACATCCGCGTCGGGCTGGAGGACAACTTCTACCTCCCGAACGGCGAGATGTCCACGAACCCCGAACTCGTCGCGAAGGCCGCGGAGATGACCCGGAACGTCGGGCGCGAACCCGCCACGCCCGCCGAGGCCGCCGACCTGATGGAGATCGAGCCGCCGCATCTGTAG
- a CDS encoding MTH865 family protein — protein MADKENVRQQFREAFEGADYPVNSPMDLVPALPNGPGTTFEIGDETITAMELNQEASGQADYPYDSVDELVDALIDGMEDEGYF, from the coding sequence ATGGCGGACAAGGAGAACGTACGACAGCAGTTCCGTGAAGCGTTCGAGGGTGCCGACTACCCTGTCAACAGCCCGATGGACCTCGTGCCGGCCCTGCCGAACGGCCCCGGTACGACGTTCGAGATCGGTGACGAGACCATCACCGCGATGGAGCTCAACCAGGAGGCCTCCGGTCAGGCGGACTATCCCTACGACAGCGTCGACGAGCTGGTCGACGCCCTCATCGACGGGATGGAAGACGAAGGCTACTTCTAG
- a CDS encoding acyl-CoA synthetase yields the protein MSHQESQPNLADYEQEYGSFEWDQLYAEADWSAPDELNIAHETVDRHAAATPERTALQYVGADGEEETVTFADLAAESNRFANVLDDLVDRGDRVFSYMPRVPEHYAALIGTLKTGAVWGSVNERFGPDGIAYRLDDCDAKVVVTTTGNRDTVAEAMEQIPSVEQVIVVDDAEGAARDGDLDYHEALADAADEFETVRTSGEDDALLYYTSGTTGPAKGVLHKHRWVAGVAATQQFAVDLRPGEDLYWSTGDLGWLTGPINTLGAWFWGTPLFTYEDEFDPEAWAKLLDDYPITVLFSVPTAYRMLREHESVLGGVDLDLRHALSIGEPLSAGVVEWGEETLGVTIHDTYGQTETGNMVINNYPSMELKPGSMGRPLPGVEAAVVDPETGEVLEPGETGEIAERGDYPCFFAGYWEKPDKTADCFVDGPDGEWYLSGDLGHVDEDGYFWFEGRADDVIISSGYRIGPFEVESALGEHPSVAEGAVVPKPDRQRGTIVKAYVRLVEGTEGTDDLKEDIKEHVRNELAAHEYPREIEFVDELPKTVTGKIRRTELRDRTEDPTAD from the coding sequence ATGTCACACCAGGAGTCCCAGCCGAACCTCGCCGACTACGAGCAGGAGTACGGATCGTTCGAGTGGGACCAGCTCTACGCCGAGGCCGACTGGTCCGCGCCGGACGAACTGAACATCGCACACGAGACCGTCGACCGGCACGCCGCGGCGACGCCCGAGCGGACCGCCCTCCAGTACGTCGGTGCGGACGGGGAGGAGGAGACGGTCACGTTCGCCGACCTGGCGGCCGAGTCCAACCGGTTCGCCAACGTCCTCGACGACCTCGTCGACCGTGGCGACCGCGTCTTCTCGTACATGCCGCGCGTCCCCGAGCACTACGCCGCGCTCATCGGGACGCTGAAGACGGGCGCCGTCTGGGGCAGTGTCAACGAGCGCTTCGGCCCGGACGGCATCGCCTACCGCCTCGACGACTGCGACGCGAAGGTCGTCGTCACGACGACCGGCAACCGCGACACCGTCGCCGAGGCGATGGAGCAGATTCCAAGTGTCGAGCAGGTCATCGTGGTCGACGATGCCGAGGGCGCGGCCCGCGACGGCGACCTCGACTACCACGAGGCACTCGCCGACGCGGCCGACGAGTTCGAGACCGTCCGCACGAGCGGCGAGGACGACGCGCTGCTGTACTACACGTCCGGGACGACCGGCCCCGCGAAGGGCGTCCTGCACAAGCACCGCTGGGTGGCAGGCGTGGCCGCGACCCAGCAGTTCGCGGTGGACCTCCGACCGGGGGAGGACCTCTACTGGTCGACCGGCGACCTCGGATGGCTCACCGGCCCCATCAACACGCTCGGCGCGTGGTTCTGGGGCACCCCGCTGTTCACCTACGAGGACGAGTTCGACCCCGAGGCGTGGGCGAAACTGCTCGACGACTACCCCATCACCGTGCTGTTCTCGGTCCCCACCGCGTACCGGATGCTCCGCGAGCACGAGTCCGTCCTCGGCGGCGTCGACCTCGACCTCCGGCACGCGCTCTCCATCGGCGAGCCCCTCTCCGCGGGCGTCGTCGAGTGGGGCGAGGAGACGCTCGGCGTCACCATCCACGACACCTACGGCCAGACGGAGACGGGGAACATGGTCATCAACAACTACCCGTCGATGGAGCTGAAGCCCGGCAGCATGGGTCGGCCGCTCCCGGGCGTCGAGGCCGCCGTCGTCGACCCCGAGACCGGTGAGGTGCTGGAGCCCGGTGAGACCGGCGAGATCGCCGAGCGGGGCGACTACCCCTGCTTCTTCGCCGGGTACTGGGAGAAGCCGGACAAGACCGCCGACTGCTTCGTCGACGGCCCCGACGGCGAGTGGTACCTCTCCGGTGACCTCGGCCACGTCGACGAGGACGGCTACTTCTGGTTCGAGGGCCGTGCCGACGACGTCATCATCTCCTCGGGCTACCGCATCGGCCCGTTCGAGGTGGAGTCGGCGCTCGGCGAGCACCCCTCGGTCGCCGAGGGCGCCGTCGTCCCGAAGCCGGACCGCCAGCGCGGGACCATCGTGAAGGCCTACGTCCGACTCGTCGAGGGGACGGAGGGCACCGACGACCTGAAGGAGGACATCAAGGAGCACGTCCGGAACGAGCTGGCGGCCCACGAGTACCCGCGCGAGATCGAGTTCGTCGACGAACTCCCGAAGACGGTCACCGGGAAGATCCGCCGGACCGAGCTCCGGGACCGCACCGAGGACCCGACGGCGGACTGA
- a CDS encoding AMP-dependent synthetase/ligase: MQDLDGTIGQGRGEPDWLRAEREYEDEVIGDDTLGELFVASARRNSRRDAQWYKGGVYDRTMTGVAYPEALDGEFAALTYADMLDVVQTLSAGFVDLGVEHGDRVGMFANTRMEWAQCDFALLSAGATVTTVYTESEPPRVQYLLGDPGATGVVCENEALLERVVQVEDDLDVEFAVVMDAFEAPESDLDVYSLADVYERGQETFDEDSFQERLDACDLDDLASLVYTSGTTGDPKGVELTHGNFRANVNQVRRRFGPRPDKDPDLPVIDENTRTLSFLPLAHVFERLAGHFSMFATGGTVAYAESPDTVGDDLEKVQPSGATSVPRVYERIFDQMREQASGSDVKERIFQWSLDVARDYGRIKRDPDEEPDLGLRVKHAIADRLVYSDVREGVGGRIDSFISGGGSLSKELAQMFDGMDIPINEGYGLTETAPVVSTNPAEAPKHGTLGPPVVDCEVMVDESVVSQERREEADGQVGELLVRGPNVFEGYWNKPEATEDAFTEAEDGGDPWFRTGDIITIDEDGYLVYTDRLKTLIVLDTGKNIAPQPIEDEFSTSERVEQVMVTGDDEKFIGAIIVPNFEQVRRWADKQGIDLPDDPEAICEDDRVHDYIAEEVDRVNAEFAKHERIKAFRLVPVEWTAENDYLTPSMKKKRRAIRDGFGEYIDSIYED, translated from the coding sequence ATGCAGGACCTGGATGGGACCATCGGACAGGGACGAGGCGAGCCGGACTGGCTCCGGGCCGAGCGGGAGTACGAGGACGAGGTCATCGGGGACGACACGCTCGGCGAGCTGTTCGTCGCCAGCGCCCGCCGGAACAGCCGCCGGGACGCCCAGTGGTACAAGGGTGGCGTCTACGACCGCACGATGACCGGCGTCGCCTACCCGGAGGCGCTGGACGGCGAGTTCGCCGCGCTCACCTACGCCGACATGCTGGACGTGGTGCAGACGCTCTCGGCGGGCTTCGTCGACCTCGGCGTCGAGCACGGCGACCGCGTCGGGATGTTCGCCAACACGCGGATGGAGTGGGCCCAGTGTGACTTCGCCCTCCTCTCGGCGGGCGCCACCGTCACGACGGTCTACACCGAGTCCGAGCCGCCGCGGGTCCAGTACCTGCTCGGTGACCCGGGCGCGACGGGCGTGGTCTGCGAGAACGAGGCCCTGCTGGAGCGCGTCGTCCAGGTGGAGGACGACCTGGACGTGGAGTTCGCGGTCGTGATGGACGCGTTCGAGGCGCCCGAGAGCGACCTCGACGTCTACTCCCTGGCCGACGTGTACGAGCGGGGCCAGGAGACCTTCGACGAGGACTCGTTCCAGGAGCGTCTCGACGCCTGCGACCTCGACGACCTCGCGTCGCTCGTCTACACCTCCGGCACCACGGGCGACCCGAAGGGCGTGGAGCTGACCCACGGCAACTTCCGGGCGAACGTCAACCAGGTGCGCAGACGCTTCGGCCCCCGCCCGGACAAGGACCCCGACCTGCCCGTCATCGACGAGAACACCCGCACGCTGTCGTTCCTGCCGCTGGCGCACGTCTTCGAGCGGCTGGCGGGCCACTTCTCGATGTTCGCGACCGGCGGCACCGTCGCCTACGCCGAGTCGCCGGACACGGTGGGCGACGACCTGGAGAAGGTCCAGCCCTCGGGCGCGACGAGCGTGCCCCGGGTGTACGAGCGCATCTTCGACCAGATGCGCGAGCAGGCGTCCGGCTCGGACGTCAAGGAGCGCATCTTCCAGTGGTCGCTGGACGTGGCCCGTGACTACGGCCGCATCAAGCGCGATCCCGACGAGGAGCCCGACCTCGGCCTCCGTGTCAAGCACGCCATCGCCGACAGGCTCGTCTACAGCGACGTGCGCGAGGGCGTCGGCGGTCGCATCGACTCGTTCATCTCGGGAGGCGGCTCGCTCTCGAAGGAGCTCGCCCAGATGTTCGACGGGATGGACATCCCCATCAACGAGGGGTACGGGCTGACCGAGACCGCACCCGTCGTCTCCACCAATCCGGCCGAGGCACCGAAGCACGGCACGCTCGGCCCGCCGGTCGTCGACTGCGAGGTCATGGTCGACGAGTCGGTCGTCAGCCAGGAGCGCCGCGAGGAGGCCGACGGCCAGGTGGGTGAACTGCTCGTCCGCGGCCCGAACGTGTTCGAGGGCTACTGGAACAAGCCCGAGGCGACCGAGGACGCCTTCACCGAGGCCGAGGACGGCGGCGACCCCTGGTTCCGCACCGGCGACATCATCACCATCGACGAGGACGGCTACCTCGTCTACACCGACCGCCTGAAGACCCTCATCGTGCTCGACACCGGGAAGAACATCGCGCCCCAGCCCATCGAGGACGAGTTCTCCACCTCCGAGCGCGTCGAGCAGGTGATGGTGACCGGCGACGACGAGAAGTTCATCGGCGCCATCATCGTCCCGAACTTCGAGCAGGTGCGCCGCTGGGCCGACAAGCAGGGCATCGACCTGCCCGACGATCCAGAGGCCATCTGCGAGGACGACCGCGTCCACGACTACATCGCCGAGGAGGTCGACCGCGTCAACGCCGAGTTCGCCAAGCACGAGCGCATCAAGGCGTTCCGGCTCGTCCCCGTCGAGTGGACCGCCGAGAACGACTACCTCACCCCGTCGATGAAGAAGAAGCGCCGCGCCATCCGCGACGGCTTCGGCGAGTACATCGACAGCATCTACGAGGACTGA
- a CDS encoding ATP-binding protein, translating into MGDEDNETIRVGETSEGVAADAPAGNEVELPVVELMTGRGFVTGKSGGGKSNTASVVIEKLLDRGLPVMIVDIDGEYYGLKEEYEILHVGADEECDLVVNEEHAGKLAELALEQNVPIILDVSSFLDESDARDLLTAVARNLFAKEKKLKQPFLLVVEEVHEYIPEGGGLDECGRMLIKAAKRGRKHGLGVVGVSQRPADVKKDFITQCDWLVWHRLTWENDTKVVSRILGREYADAIEGMDDGEAFVLTDWSERVRRVQFDRKETFDAGATPGLDDFERPELKSVSSDLVQDLEAISEAEERRESRIQELERKVADKEERIEELEEELSEAKDLSKMAERFSRAMIEHASGRAFRTDVTVGTQTEMDDWRKQALRGEHMEATRRPANPTDEYLEAEAEALAAGAEDGDADGAAADPDEPETETTAPPGWPEADERAAADDDAPADGATGTAPEAGDDGDQRTRSTDSVPAESTAADIDAAFEALEGTSEARSEEAAERSETTADGPTDAADDTTPTDAADEPRRPDDGSEPPTASGVAGADGGDDGWPEFDAAERAAEAEPSTVETVVEASDPGFEREVVREVKATVRGFDEVTRRMLAHYREAGASDPVDAHVAAGGDGDRTRAYSRNRTLRQSDLVAHAGRGRYGCRLAAHLREAHDDRLSEDELADAIEAVEDAFIEDHERRAEPTGERETGAPSGTQSTDRHGEDATTTAQSTSTDSDASSAATDDVLAPDDDAEFIDAEAAQADEGSSVGASTTALDHEPTDVPRGTGDVDAGQSVADASGDGAKQFQPPEERTASGGGEASGQGSSEVTSDGGEADEFPKWPGE; encoded by the coding sequence ATGGGCGACGAGGACAACGAGACGATCCGGGTCGGCGAGACGAGCGAGGGGGTGGCCGCGGACGCCCCCGCGGGCAACGAGGTCGAACTCCCCGTGGTCGAACTGATGACCGGCCGCGGGTTCGTGACCGGGAAGTCGGGGGGCGGGAAGTCCAACACCGCGAGCGTCGTCATCGAGAAGCTGCTCGACCGGGGGCTCCCGGTGATGATCGTCGACATAGACGGGGAGTACTACGGGCTGAAGGAGGAGTACGAGATCCTCCACGTCGGCGCCGACGAGGAGTGCGACCTCGTCGTGAACGAGGAGCACGCCGGCAAACTCGCGGAGCTGGCACTCGAACAGAACGTCCCCATCATCCTCGACGTCTCCTCGTTCCTCGACGAGTCCGACGCGCGGGACCTGCTGACGGCGGTCGCGCGCAACCTGTTCGCGAAGGAGAAGAAGCTCAAGCAGCCGTTCCTCCTCGTCGTCGAGGAGGTCCACGAGTACATCCCGGAGGGCGGCGGCCTCGACGAGTGCGGGCGGATGCTCATCAAGGCGGCCAAGCGCGGCCGCAAGCACGGCCTCGGCGTCGTCGGTGTCTCCCAGCGCCCGGCCGACGTGAAGAAGGACTTCATCACGCAGTGCGACTGGCTCGTCTGGCACCGCCTCACCTGGGAGAACGACACGAAGGTCGTCAGCCGCATCCTCGGGCGGGAGTACGCCGACGCCATCGAGGGCATGGACGACGGCGAGGCGTTCGTCCTCACGGACTGGTCCGAGCGCGTACGCCGGGTCCAGTTCGACCGCAAGGAGACCTTCGACGCGGGGGCCACGCCCGGCCTGGACGACTTCGAGCGACCCGAACTGAAGTCCGTCAGCAGCGACCTCGTACAGGACCTCGAGGCCATCTCGGAGGCCGAGGAGCGCCGGGAGTCGCGCATCCAGGAACTCGAGCGCAAGGTCGCCGACAAGGAGGAACGCATCGAGGAGCTGGAGGAGGAGCTCTCGGAGGCGAAGGACCTCTCGAAGATGGCCGAGCGGTTCTCGCGGGCGATGATCGAGCACGCCTCCGGCCGCGCCTTCCGCACCGACGTGACCGTCGGCACGCAGACAGAGATGGACGACTGGCGCAAGCAGGCGCTCCGCGGCGAGCACATGGAGGCGACCCGACGGCCGGCCAACCCGACCGACGAGTACCTCGAGGCGGAGGCGGAGGCCCTGGCCGCGGGTGCCGAGGACGGGGACGCCGACGGCGCAGCAGCCGACCCTGACGAGCCGGAGACCGAGACCACCGCGCCGCCGGGGTGGCCCGAAGCGGACGAGCGCGCGGCGGCCGACGACGACGCGCCGGCAGACGGGGCCACGGGAACGGCGCCCGAGGCCGGGGACGACGGCGACCAGCGCACGCGGTCGACGGACAGCGTCCCCGCGGAGAGCACCGCCGCCGACATCGACGCGGCGTTCGAGGCGCTGGAGGGGACCAGCGAGGCGCGCAGCGAGGAGGCTGCGGAGAGGAGCGAGACGACGGCCGACGGGCCGACCGACGCGGCCGACGATACCACTCCCACGGACGCGGCCGACGAGCCACGGAGGCCCGACGACGGCTCCGAGCCGCCGACCGCCTCGGGCGTAGCGGGTGCCGACGGGGGCGACGACGGCTGGCCGGAGTTCGACGCGGCCGAGCGGGCGGCCGAGGCGGAGCCCTCGACCGTCGAGACGGTCGTCGAGGCCTCGGACCCCGGGTTCGAGCGCGAGGTCGTGCGCGAGGTGAAGGCGACCGTCCGGGGGTTCGACGAGGTCACCCGGCGGATGCTGGCCCACTACCGCGAGGCGGGCGCCAGCGACCCGGTCGACGCCCACGTCGCGGCGGGCGGCGACGGCGACCGGACCCGCGCCTACAGCCGGAACCGGACGCTCCGCCAGTCCGACCTCGTGGCGCACGCGGGTCGGGGGCGGTACGGCTGCCGGCTCGCGGCCCACCTCCGGGAGGCCCACGACGACCGGCTCTCCGAGGACGAACTCGCCGACGCGATCGAGGCCGTGGAGGACGCGTTCATCGAGGACCACGAGCGTCGAGCCGAGCCGACGGGTGAGCGCGAGACCGGAGCGCCGTCCGGGACGCAGTCGACCGACCGGCACGGGGAGGACGCGACCACCACAGCGCAGTCGACCTCGACCGACTCGGACGCCTCATCGGCGGCGACGGACGACGTCCTCGCACCGGACGACGACGCGGAGTTCATCGACGCCGAGGCGGCGCAGGCCGACGAGGGGTCGTCCGTGGGTGCGAGTACGACGGCGCTGGACCACGAGCCGACTGACGTGCCGCGCGGCACGGGCGATGTCGACGCGGGGCAAAGCGTCGCGGATGCCAGCGGGGACGGGGCCAAGCAGTTCCAGCCGCCCGAGGAGCGGACCGCGTCCGGCGGTGGTGAGGCCAGCGGCCAGGGCTCGTCGGAGGTCACCTCCGACGGCGGCGAGGCCGACGAGTTCCCGAAGTGGCCCGGCGAGTAA
- a CDS encoding enoyl-CoA hydratase/isomerase family protein — protein MVDADELSNEDLDVSVSDDGLVARATIDRYEDRNSLNDAVIGGLEDTLAAASEDETRVVVVRGAAGTFCAGGDIKGMASNMGQGPMAYRDGFSGMANLIEAIVDANVLVVAAVEGYCLAGGMGLAAACDVILTSDDATFGTPEVDIGLFPAQALVPIMRTVNEKQALHLLFTGEHIDPQKAYEIGFVTEVVEADHFEAELDDLVDSLANSSPVMIEVGKQSYYNQRDMGFDEALSYMREIISLIAMSDDTEEGINAFLTDSEPEWKGR, from the coding sequence ATGGTAGACGCCGACGAACTGTCGAACGAGGACCTCGACGTCTCCGTCAGCGACGACGGGCTGGTGGCTCGCGCCACCATCGACCGGTACGAGGACCGGAACTCGCTGAACGACGCCGTCATCGGCGGCCTGGAGGACACACTCGCGGCGGCCTCCGAGGACGAGACGCGTGTCGTGGTCGTCCGCGGCGCCGCCGGCACCTTCTGTGCCGGCGGCGACATCAAGGGGATGGCCTCGAACATGGGGCAGGGCCCGATGGCCTATCGCGACGGCTTCTCCGGGATGGCGAACCTCATCGAGGCCATCGTCGACGCGAACGTCCTCGTCGTCGCCGCCGTCGAGGGGTACTGCCTCGCCGGCGGCATGGGCCTGGCGGCCGCGTGTGACGTCATCCTCACGAGCGACGACGCCACCTTCGGCACGCCCGAGGTCGACATCGGCCTGTTCCCGGCCCAGGCGCTCGTCCCCATCATGCGGACGGTCAACGAGAAGCAGGCGCTCCACCTGCTGTTCACGGGCGAGCACATCGACCCACAGAAGGCCTACGAGATCGGCTTCGTCACGGAGGTCGTCGAGGCCGACCACTTCGAGGCGGAGCTGGACGACCTCGTGGACTCGCTGGCGAACTCCTCGCCGGTGATGATCGAGGTGGGCAAGCAGTCCTACTACAACCAGCGCGACATGGGGTTCGACGAGGCGCTCTCGTACATGCGCGAGATCATCTCGCTCATCGCGATGAGCGACGACACCGAGGAGGGCATCAACGCGTTCCTCACTGACTCCGAACCGGAGTGGAAGGGCCGCTGA